One window from the genome of Salisaeta longa DSM 21114 encodes:
- the prfA gene encoding peptide chain release factor 1 — MIELEKLEKIKHRFEEIEQMMADPAIATDAQRMSELGQEHGELRDVVAAIERYENLLQERADLREMVEDESGEMAALAQDELDTIEEKLPAVEADLKTKLIPKDPEDKKDAIVEIRAGTGGDEAALFAGDLYRMYTKFAEKHNWSYEVMDASYGSHGGFKEIIFGVSGPEVFGTLKYESGVHRVQRVPETESSGRIHTSAATVAVLPEAEEVDIDISPNDINIDYYRSSGPGGQSVNTTDSAVRITHMPTKLVVTCQDEKSQHKNKAKAMRVLRSRLYERKLEEQRKERDEARQSMIGSGDRSGKIRTYNFPQDRVTDHRLEGDLKNYALQDIIEGNIDPIIESLKAEENAERLARL; from the coding sequence ATGATTGAACTGGAAAAGCTCGAAAAGATAAAGCATCGTTTTGAAGAGATTGAGCAGATGATGGCCGATCCGGCCATTGCCACCGATGCGCAGCGTATGTCGGAGCTGGGCCAGGAGCATGGCGAGCTGCGGGACGTGGTGGCAGCCATTGAACGGTATGAGAACTTGCTGCAGGAGCGGGCCGACCTCCGCGAGATGGTAGAAGACGAGTCGGGGGAGATGGCGGCCCTCGCGCAAGACGAGCTCGATACGATTGAGGAGAAGCTACCGGCCGTTGAGGCCGACCTAAAGACCAAGCTGATCCCCAAAGATCCCGAAGATAAGAAAGATGCCATCGTCGAGATTCGGGCGGGCACGGGCGGCGATGAGGCAGCGCTTTTTGCGGGCGATTTGTACCGCATGTACACCAAGTTTGCCGAGAAGCACAACTGGAGCTACGAGGTGATGGATGCTTCGTACGGCAGCCACGGCGGCTTTAAAGAGATCATCTTCGGCGTGAGCGGCCCCGAGGTGTTTGGGACGCTCAAGTACGAAAGCGGCGTGCATCGCGTGCAGCGCGTCCCCGAAACCGAGTCGAGCGGACGTATCCACACGTCGGCGGCTACCGTGGCGGTGTTGCCCGAGGCCGAAGAAGTGGACATCGACATTAGTCCGAACGACATAAACATCGACTACTACCGGTCGAGCGGGCCGGGCGGGCAGTCGGTGAACACCACCGACTCGGCCGTTCGCATCACGCACATGCCCACCAAGCTGGTGGTTACGTGCCAAGACGAGAAGAGCCAGCACAAGAACAAAGCCAAGGCCATGCGGGTGCTGCGCTCGCGTCTCTACGAACGAAAGCTGGAGGAGCAGCGCAAAGAGCGCGACGAGGCGCGGCAGTCCATGATTGGCAGCGGCGACCGTTCCGGCAAGATTCGTACGTACAACTTCCCCCAAGACCGCGTAACCGACCACCGGCTGGAGGGCGACCTAAAAAACTACGCGCTGCAGGACATTATCGAAGGCAATATCGACCCCATTATTGAGTCGCTAAAGGCTGAGGAAAACGCGGAGCGACTGGCGCGCCTGTAG
- a CDS encoding type II toxin-antitoxin system Phd/YefM family antitoxin, whose amino-acid sequence MYQTEGVDAIATITELRSDTSELVDHVRENKGGILIQRNNAPHAVLIDWEVYKRIREKLGVKHLSELMDE is encoded by the coding sequence ATGTATCAAACCGAAGGCGTTGATGCCATCGCTACCATCACCGAACTCCGTTCCGACACGTCGGAGCTGGTTGACCACGTGCGCGAGAACAAAGGCGGCATCCTCATTCAGCGCAACAACGCGCCGCACGCGGTGCTCATCGACTGGGAGGTGTACAAGCGCATTCGCGAAAAGCTGGGTGTAAAGCACCTCAGCGAGTTGATGGATGAGTAG
- a CDS encoding YkvA family protein codes for MGSSSSDAARDKTLADRFRQRLNDLSEAYVANGAEDVSDDNVEQVVDNAAAIKQRMREKGPLRRLASDGMLLLRLVRDYWKRRYRRLPFWTVAAIVFSLLYVLNPVDLIPDAIPGVGAIDDALVLSACLRLVEKDLVKYEQWRQERKALAT; via the coding sequence ATGGGATCCTCTTCTTCTGACGCGGCCCGCGATAAAACCCTGGCCGATCGCTTTCGGCAGCGCCTCAACGACCTCAGCGAAGCGTATGTGGCCAATGGCGCCGAGGACGTTTCGGACGACAACGTGGAGCAGGTGGTGGACAACGCGGCGGCGATTAAGCAGCGCATGCGCGAGAAGGGGCCGCTGCGTCGGCTCGCGAGCGACGGGATGTTGCTCCTGCGCCTGGTGCGCGACTACTGGAAGCGCCGCTACCGCCGCCTGCCGTTTTGGACGGTGGCCGCCATTGTCTTTTCACTGCTGTACGTGCTTAACCCGGTCGACCTCATCCCCGATGCCATTCCTGGCGTAGGCGCAATCGACGATGCCTTGGTCCTCTCGGCCTGCCTGCGCCTGGTTGAAAAGGACTTGGTGAAGTACGAGCAGTGGCGCCAGGAACGCAAGGCCCTCGCCACCTAA
- a CDS encoding rhomboid family intramembrane serine protease codes for MLIPIGDDDQHLSGPAFVTLALMLLNLGVFFLVQQAGGRPSFTYGWSVIPYEIYAGIDLIAQQVASLGSTTIAIPQAPGPEPIYLTVVTSLFMHGGYGHLFGNLLYLWIFGDNVEHRLGAWGFLGFYLLSGAAGVLVQIWLNPTSVVPMLGASGAISGVLGAYLVFFPKNKVHALLLYTVVSIPASLAIGVWVLLQFVNGIGAVAYTQSVGGVAYGAHIGGFVLGVLLALGLRALIDAPDPPAQPRTSRPRSL; via the coding sequence ATGCTTATTCCCATTGGCGATGACGACCAGCACCTGAGCGGTCCGGCGTTCGTGACGCTGGCGCTCATGCTGCTCAACCTGGGCGTATTTTTCCTGGTGCAGCAGGCCGGCGGCCGGCCCTCGTTCACGTATGGGTGGAGCGTCATTCCGTACGAGATTTACGCGGGCATCGACCTGATTGCGCAGCAGGTGGCCTCGTTGGGCTCAACGACCATCGCTATTCCGCAGGCGCCGGGCCCGGAGCCCATTTACCTCACCGTGGTCACGTCGCTGTTTATGCACGGCGGGTACGGGCACCTGTTTGGCAACCTGCTGTACCTCTGGATTTTTGGCGATAATGTGGAGCACCGCCTGGGCGCCTGGGGGTTTCTGGGCTTTTACTTGCTCTCGGGGGCCGCCGGCGTCCTGGTGCAGATTTGGCTGAACCCCACCAGCGTGGTGCCCATGCTGGGCGCATCGGGGGCCATTTCGGGCGTGTTGGGGGCATACCTCGTGTTCTTTCCGAAGAACAAGGTGCACGCGCTGCTCCTGTACACGGTGGTGTCCATCCCCGCGTCGCTCGCCATTGGCGTGTGGGTGTTGCTTCAGTTTGTGAACGGCATTGGCGCGGTAGCCTACACGCAATCGGTGGGCGGGGTGGCCTATGGCGCGCACATTGGCGGCTTCGTGCTGGGCGTGCTCCTTGCGTTGGGGCTGCGCGCCCTGATCGACGCCCCCGACCCGCCCGCGCAGCCGCGCACGTCGCGGCCCCGTAGCCTGTAA
- a CDS encoding prephenate dehydrogenase, with protein MPTPPSRIALLGTGLIGGSMGLALHDRAPTVSVVGHDRPDVLERAAAREAIDAKAADPQTAVAAADLVVLATPPAVTLRLLDTIADALPPDAVVTDVASIKEPVMDQARDVLPAGVSFVGGHPMAGAEHAGIDHADALLFENATYVLCPAATASEAALDTVRWLTETVGARPLRMEAARHDRIAAAVSHLPQLLAVALTNTAAAHDDGAMHLAAGGFRDMTRIAASPFELWRDILVGNQGYVLDALSRFSNQLQRLRSRLAADLMDDIEAAFGQARAARASIPEGMKGFLTPQHDLYVQAPDTPGTLHRLTGALSSADLNIKDIELLKVREGAAGTFRLGFASAADAQAARTVLEDAGFSARRP; from the coding sequence ATGCCTACCCCTCCCTCGCGCATTGCCCTGCTTGGCACCGGACTCATTGGCGGATCGATGGGCCTGGCGCTGCACGACCGCGCGCCCACCGTTTCGGTGGTGGGGCACGACCGCCCCGACGTGCTGGAGCGCGCCGCGGCCCGCGAAGCAATTGACGCGAAGGCTGCCGATCCGCAAACCGCTGTAGCCGCGGCCGACCTCGTCGTGCTGGCCACGCCGCCGGCCGTAACGCTGCGCCTGCTCGACACCATCGCCGACGCCCTGCCGCCCGACGCGGTGGTAACGGACGTAGCCTCGATCAAGGAGCCGGTCATGGACCAGGCCCGCGACGTGCTGCCAGCGGGCGTCTCGTTTGTGGGTGGTCATCCCATGGCCGGTGCGGAGCATGCGGGCATCGACCATGCCGACGCTCTTCTGTTTGAGAACGCCACGTACGTGCTGTGTCCGGCCGCCACGGCATCGGAGGCGGCGCTGGATACGGTGCGGTGGCTTACGGAAACGGTGGGGGCCCGTCCGCTGCGCATGGAGGCTGCGCGCCACGACCGCATCGCGGCCGCCGTGAGTCATCTGCCGCAGCTTCTGGCCGTCGCCCTCACCAACACCGCAGCAGCCCACGATGACGGTGCGATGCACCTCGCGGCCGGCGGCTTTCGGGACATGACCCGCATTGCCGCGTCGCCGTTCGAGCTGTGGCGCGACATCCTGGTGGGCAACCAGGGCTACGTGCTGGACGCGCTCAGCCGGTTCTCGAATCAGCTGCAGCGGCTCCGCTCGCGGTTGGCCGCCGACCTGATGGACGACATCGAAGCGGCATTTGGGCAGGCCCGCGCCGCACGCGCGTCCATTCCCGAGGGCATGAAGGGCTTCCTCACGCCGCAGCACGACCTGTACGTGCAGGCTCCCGATACACCCGGCACCCTGCATCGCCTCACCGGCGCGCTGTCTTCGGCCGACCTCAACATCAAGGATATCGAGCTGCTGAAGGTGCGCGAAGGAGCCGCCGGCACCTTCCGCCTGGGCTTCGCCTCTGCTGCGGATGCCCAAGCCGCCCGCACCGTGCTCGAAGACGCCGGCTTTTCCGCCCGCCGCCCGTGA
- the radC gene encoding RadC family protein, with protein MPDASQEPPIAYNSPIHAWDPSDQPREKLRKHGPQVLSDAELVAILLGSGIRVEEGTLSAVDLGRSLLQTYGTLGDVAQRALKELERVRGIGPAKATKLMAAFEVGRRVESQQGGERVQVSAPADVAAVYGPLMRDLKKEIFKVVHLNTANVILNDFTISEGGLAASIVEPRAVFEQAILENAAAVICLHNHPSGNPEPSRQDIQITRQLVDAGKLMGIPVHDHLIIAGETFTSLAERGLMES; from the coding sequence ATGCCCGACGCTTCGCAAGAGCCGCCCATCGCATACAATTCGCCCATCCACGCGTGGGACCCGTCCGATCAGCCGCGCGAGAAGCTCCGCAAGCACGGCCCGCAGGTGCTGTCGGATGCCGAACTCGTCGCCATATTGCTGGGGAGTGGCATCCGGGTGGAAGAGGGCACCCTCTCCGCGGTCGATCTGGGGCGATCGTTGCTGCAAACCTATGGGACGCTGGGCGACGTAGCGCAGCGGGCGTTGAAAGAGCTGGAGCGTGTGCGCGGCATCGGGCCGGCCAAGGCCACCAAGCTGATGGCTGCGTTTGAGGTGGGGCGGCGCGTGGAGTCGCAACAGGGCGGCGAGCGCGTACAGGTGAGCGCCCCAGCCGACGTAGCGGCGGTCTATGGCCCGCTGATGCGTGACCTAAAGAAGGAAATATTTAAGGTCGTGCACCTGAATACGGCCAACGTCATTCTGAACGACTTTACGATAAGCGAAGGTGGGCTGGCCGCGAGCATTGTGGAGCCGCGGGCCGTGTTTGAGCAGGCCATTCTGGAGAACGCGGCGGCCGTGATTTGCCTGCACAACCACCCGTCGGGCAACCCGGAGCCCAGCCGGCAAGATATCCAGATTACGCGCCAGCTGGTGGACGCCGGCAAGCTCATGGGGATTCCGGTGCACGATCACCTCATCATCGCCGGCGAAACGTTCACATCGCTTGCCGAGCGGGGCCTGATGGAGAGCTGA